Proteins encoded in a region of the Microvirgula aerodenitrificans DSM 15089 genome:
- a CDS encoding MBL fold metallo-hydrolase, with translation MSILAFPGQQVGDFTVTAISDGYLNASLDFLSNIDASEASGIQRDAGQNEPSAIHINCYVIRSAGRTILVDGGAGGIKQWGGRLQANLLLAGIEPSMIDTILLTHAHPDHVGGLVNAAGQVIFPNAELVVHRREVKFWQDDANLARASERARGNFLIARQVFHGYSDKLRTFDKGEVLSGISAMPLPGHTDGHTGYIVESRDQSLLVWGDIVHFPYIQIQRPDVSIAFDQDPSLAAATRSRLLDRVSSEGLLIAGMHLGEAGFARIKQTKGKYGLFYETEA, from the coding sequence GTGTCCATCCTTGCCTTTCCCGGTCAGCAGGTCGGGGATTTCACGGTCACCGCAATCAGCGATGGCTACCTCAATGCCAGCCTCGATTTCCTCTCGAACATCGACGCGTCCGAAGCGTCCGGAATCCAGCGCGATGCGGGTCAGAATGAGCCCTCTGCGATACATATCAACTGCTACGTGATACGCAGCGCCGGGCGCACCATTCTTGTCGATGGTGGCGCTGGCGGTATCAAGCAATGGGGCGGGCGGCTGCAGGCCAATTTGTTGCTGGCTGGCATCGAGCCATCCATGATCGATACCATCCTGCTCACGCACGCCCACCCCGACCATGTCGGCGGGCTGGTGAATGCTGCCGGACAAGTGATTTTTCCGAATGCGGAACTGGTTGTGCATCGGCGCGAGGTCAAGTTCTGGCAGGACGACGCAAATCTGGCCCGTGCCAGTGAGCGGGCGCGCGGTAATTTCCTGATCGCGCGTCAGGTATTCCACGGCTATAGCGACAAGCTGCGTACTTTCGATAAAGGAGAGGTGCTCTCCGGGATCAGCGCGATGCCGTTACCAGGGCATACCGACGGGCATACCGGATATATCGTCGAATCCCGTGACCAGAGTCTGCTTGTCTGGGGAGATATCGTGCATTTTCCGTATATCCAGATTCAGCGACCGGACGTGTCGATTGCATTTGACCAGGACCCATCCCTGGCAGCCGCCACCCGATCACGTCTGCTGGACAGGGTCAGTTCCGAAGGGCTTTTGATCGCCGGCATGCATCTGGGAGAGGCCGGTTTCGCGCGAATCAAGCAAACAAAGGGGAAGTACGGGCTGTTTTACGAGACCGAAGCGTGA
- the dtd gene encoding D-aminoacyl-tRNA deacylase, whose amino-acid sequence MRVLLQRVEQARVEVEERVVGAIGAGLLLLVGIEGDDNATDIDWLVRKLVGLRIFEDGTGKMNRSLADIDGQALAVSQFTLFASCRKGARPSWSRAAPPEVSLPLFNEFVARLTVELGKPVPTGVFGAEMKVSLVNDGPVTMLLDSRNPE is encoded by the coding sequence ATGCGCGTATTGCTGCAACGGGTGGAACAGGCCCGGGTGGAAGTGGAAGAACGGGTCGTCGGCGCCATCGGCGCGGGGCTGCTGCTGCTGGTCGGCATCGAAGGTGACGACAATGCGACAGATATTGACTGGCTGGTGCGAAAACTGGTCGGTTTGCGGATTTTCGAGGACGGCACGGGCAAGATGAACCGCTCGCTGGCCGATATCGATGGACAGGCGCTGGCGGTCAGCCAGTTCACCCTGTTTGCGAGCTGCCGCAAAGGCGCTCGCCCGTCATGGAGCCGCGCGGCGCCGCCGGAGGTGTCGCTGCCGCTGTTCAACGAATTTGTTGCGCGTCTGACGGTCGAACTCGGCAAGCCGGTGCCGACCGGCGTTTTTGGCGCCGAGATGAAGGTGTCACTGGTCAATGACGGACCGGTGACGATGTTGCTCGATTCCCGCAACCCGGAATAA
- a CDS encoding 3-oxoacyl-ACP reductase family protein produces MSATHPLQGKVAFVQGGSRGIGAAIARRLAREGAAVALTYMASAERAEAVVADITAAGGQSIAIRADSADAAALQQAVRQAASHFGRLDILVNNAGVLAWGTTEDLSLEDFDRTLAINVRSVFVASQEAACHMQEGGRIINIGSTNADRMPVAGGAVYAMSKSALVGLVKGMARDLGPRGITVNNVQPGPVDTEMNPDAGESAEQLKALMALHRYGKAEEIAGFVAYLAGPEAGYVTGASLSIDGGFAA; encoded by the coding sequence ATGTCGGCAACCCACCCCCTTCAAGGCAAGGTCGCATTCGTTCAGGGCGGTTCACGCGGCATCGGCGCTGCCATCGCCAGACGTCTTGCACGCGAAGGCGCAGCGGTAGCCCTCACCTACATGGCTTCTGCTGAGCGGGCTGAAGCCGTCGTCGCCGACATCACGGCAGCGGGAGGCCAGTCCATTGCCATTCGTGCCGACAGTGCGGATGCCGCTGCCTTGCAGCAGGCCGTACGCCAGGCGGCAAGCCACTTTGGCCGGCTCGACATCCTGGTCAACAACGCCGGGGTGCTGGCCTGGGGAACGACCGAAGACCTCTCGCTGGAGGACTTTGACCGCACCCTGGCAATCAACGTGCGCAGCGTGTTCGTTGCCAGCCAGGAAGCGGCGTGTCATATGCAGGAGGGTGGCCGCATCATCAATATCGGCAGCACCAACGCCGACCGCATGCCGGTGGCGGGCGGGGCGGTTTACGCCATGAGCAAATCGGCGCTGGTGGGGCTGGTGAAAGGCATGGCGCGTGACCTCGGCCCGCGCGGCATCACCGTCAATAACGTGCAGCCCGGCCCCGTGGATACGGAAATGAACCCGGACGCAGGCGAGTCTGCCGAGCAGCTGAAAGCACTGATGGCGCTGCACCGCTATGGCAAGGCGGAAGAGATTGCCGGCTTCGTCGCCTATCTGGCAGGCCCGGAGGCAGGGTATGTCACCGGCGCAAGCCTGAGCATCGATGGTGGCTTTGCCGCCTGA
- a CDS encoding LysR substrate-binding domain-containing protein, whose product MIFNQADFESILIGETSMRRKIPSSSALQAFEAAARHGSFARAAEELARTEGAVSRQIARLEAFLGAVLFERVGNRVRLAPNGARYAAQVRETLERLERDSLYLMGQPSEGASIEIAAIPTFATRWLIPRLKRFQNKHPNITVHIAERMEPFLLAGSGFDAAIHFEHPAWAGMHLHPLLEEVLVPVCSPQLLEDAGAHAPLDALPRLHRRQNPHAWQIYAQETGVTLTNSAIGARYDLHSMLIEAALAGLGVALVPRLYVGAELEQGRLVTPWPEGKTIAKNFCLVLPERIELSEGPVRAFSTWILDEARGATTG is encoded by the coding sequence GTGATATTTAATCAAGCTGACTTTGAATCCATTTTGATCGGCGAGACTTCAATGCGACGTAAAATTCCCAGCAGTTCCGCGCTCCAGGCATTTGAGGCTGCGGCCCGGCATGGCAGCTTTGCCCGCGCGGCGGAAGAACTGGCACGAACAGAGGGCGCGGTCAGCCGCCAGATTGCCCGGCTGGAGGCATTTCTGGGGGCGGTACTGTTCGAGCGTGTGGGAAACCGTGTACGGCTTGCCCCCAATGGCGCGCGCTATGCGGCACAGGTGCGTGAGACGCTGGAGCGCCTGGAACGGGACAGCCTGTATCTGATGGGGCAGCCGAGTGAGGGCGCGAGCATTGAGATCGCGGCCATTCCGACTTTCGCCACCCGCTGGCTTATCCCCCGGCTGAAACGCTTTCAGAACAAGCATCCAAATATTACGGTGCATATCGCAGAACGGATGGAGCCCTTCCTGCTGGCAGGTAGCGGTTTCGATGCGGCCATTCATTTTGAACACCCGGCATGGGCGGGCATGCATCTGCATCCTCTGCTGGAAGAGGTGCTTGTACCGGTCTGCAGCCCACAGCTTCTTGAAGATGCCGGTGCCCATGCGCCGCTGGACGCGCTGCCACGCCTTCACCGGCGGCAAAACCCGCATGCCTGGCAGATTTATGCTCAAGAGACAGGTGTAACGCTGACCAATTCGGCAATTGGTGCACGTTACGACCTCCATTCCATGCTGATTGAGGCCGCACTTGCCGGCCTGGGCGTGGCATTGGTACCGCGGCTTTACGTTGGGGCCGAGCTAGAGCAAGGTCGTCTGGTCACGCCCTGGCCTGAGGGCAAGACGATTGCCAAAAATTTCTGCCTCGTTCTGCCTGAGCGGATCGAATTGAGTGAAGGGCCAGTACGGGCATTTTCGACGTGGATTCTTGACGAAGCACGGGGCGCAACAACCGGATAG
- a CDS encoding L-serine ammonia-lyase gives MISVFDMFKIGIGPSSSHTVGPMKAAAAFAADLDAAGLLDRVSRVQVDFYGSLALTGEGHGTVPAMLLGLEGQLPPTVDPLRLLPRTAELRQGAALKLAGRHDIGFDYARDVHLNKLKALPLHPNGMRFQAFDAAGEVLQHEHYYSIGGGFIVTEAQFGTPLATLSPPPFPFATGAELLAHCRREQKSIAQIVLANEACWRHPDEVRVGLLEIANVMRDCIEAGCRHDGTLPGGLDVRRRAPGIFRKMVSQQLSGRMDNLLWPMLYAMAVNEENAAGGRVVTAPTNGAAGIVPAVLQYFRHFAASACDDKVIEFLATAGALGMLYKLGASISGAEVGCQGEVGVACSMAAGAYCAVLGGTVAQVENAAEMAMEHHLGLTCDPVGGLVQIPCIERNGIAAEKAIKLAQLALLEDGQHKVSLDTVIATMLATGRDMKTTYKETSLGGLAVTVNITEC, from the coding sequence ATGATCAGCGTATTCGACATGTTCAAGATCGGCATCGGCCCGTCCAGTTCGCACACGGTGGGGCCGATGAAGGCTGCCGCCGCGTTTGCCGCCGATCTTGACGCCGCCGGCCTGCTCGACCGCGTCAGCCGCGTACAGGTGGATTTTTATGGTTCACTGGCCCTGACCGGCGAAGGCCACGGCACGGTGCCGGCCATGCTGCTGGGGCTGGAGGGGCAATTGCCGCCGACGGTCGACCCGTTGCGGCTGCTGCCACGTACCGCCGAGCTGCGGCAGGGGGCGGCGCTGAAGCTGGCCGGGCGGCACGATATCGGGTTCGACTATGCGCGCGATGTGCATCTGAACAAGCTGAAGGCGCTGCCGCTGCATCCGAACGGCATGCGCTTCCAGGCGTTCGACGCTGCCGGCGAAGTGCTGCAGCACGAACATTATTATTCGATCGGTGGCGGTTTCATTGTCACCGAGGCGCAGTTCGGCACGCCGCTGGCGACGCTGTCGCCGCCGCCGTTCCCGTTCGCCACCGGCGCCGAGCTGCTGGCGCACTGCCGGCGTGAGCAGAAGAGCATTGCCCAGATCGTGCTGGCCAACGAGGCCTGCTGGCGGCATCCGGACGAAGTGCGTGTCGGGCTGCTGGAAATCGCCAATGTAATGCGCGACTGCATCGAGGCGGGCTGCCGGCATGACGGCACCCTGCCGGGCGGGCTGGATGTGCGCCGCCGGGCGCCGGGCATCTTCCGCAAGATGGTGTCGCAGCAGTTGTCCGGTCGCATGGACAATCTGCTGTGGCCGATGCTGTATGCGATGGCGGTCAACGAGGAAAACGCGGCCGGCGGACGAGTGGTGACGGCGCCGACCAATGGCGCTGCCGGCATCGTGCCGGCCGTGCTGCAGTATTTCCGCCATTTTGCCGCGTCGGCCTGCGATGACAAGGTGATCGAGTTCCTGGCCACGGCCGGCGCGCTGGGCATGCTGTACAAGCTGGGGGCGTCGATTTCCGGCGCCGAGGTCGGCTGTCAGGGCGAGGTCGGTGTGGCCTGCTCGATGGCAGCCGGTGCGTACTGCGCCGTGCTGGGCGGCACGGTGGCGCAGGTCGAGAATGCGGCCGAGATGGCCATGGAGCATCACCTGGGGCTGACCTGTGACCCGGTCGGCGGGCTGGTGCAGATTCCGTGCATCGAACGCAATGGCATTGCGGCGGAAAAAGCCATCAAGCTGGCGCAACTGGCCCTGCTCGAAGACGGCCAGCACAAGGTGTCGCTGGATACCGTGATCGCGACCATGCTGGCGACCGGGCGCGACATGAAAACCACGTACAAGGAAACCTCACTGGGCGGGCTGGCCGTGACCGTGAACATTACCGAGTGCTAG
- a CDS encoding OsmC domain/YcaO domain-containing protein: MEIKVNFLDKLRLEARFDDFTVIADQPVRYKGDGSAPGPFDYFLASSALCAAYFVKLYCDTRNIPTENIRLSQNNIVDPENRYQQIFKIQVELPADISAKDRQGILRSIDRCTVKKVVQTGPEFVIEEVENLDADAQALLTLNPDADASTYIIGKDLPLEQTIANMSGILAGLGMKIEIASWRNLVPNVWSLHIRDAHSPMCFTNGKGATKESALASALGEFIERMSCNHFYNDQFWGEDIGNAAFVHYPNERWFKPGHRGALPAGMLDEYCLEIYNPDGELRGSHLYDTNSGNTERGICALPYVRQSDGEVVYFPTNLIDNLFLSNGMSAGNTLVEAQVQCLSEIFERAVKREILEGEIVLPDVPQDVLAKYPGILAGIAELENQGFPVLVKDASLGGKYPVMCVTLMNPRTGGVFASFGAHPCMEVALERSLTELLQGRSFEGLNDLPRPTFESHAVTEPNNFVEHFIDSSGVVSWRFFSARAEYDFVEWDFSGQGENANADEAATLFGILEGMGKEVYVAVYDQLGAIACRILVPGYSEIYPVEDLVWDNTNKALAFRADILNLHRLDDAALAALLNRLEDSEVDEYTDIITLIGVEFDENTNWGQLTVLELKLLINLALKQFDEAHDLAGAFLQYNDNTVERGLFYQALHVVLEVLLDDDLELADYEVNFRRMFGNPRMDAVMGSVDGSVRFFGLTPTGMNLDGLDRHQRLIDSYKKLHMARARMASLSGQIPE; this comes from the coding sequence ATGGAAATCAAGGTCAATTTTCTTGACAAGCTTCGCCTTGAAGCCAGGTTCGATGACTTCACGGTCATTGCCGACCAGCCTGTGCGCTACAAGGGCGATGGTTCGGCGCCGGGGCCGTTCGATTACTTTCTGGCCTCATCGGCCCTGTGTGCGGCCTACTTCGTGAAGTTGTACTGCGACACGCGCAACATTCCGACCGAGAACATCCGCCTGTCGCAGAACAACATTGTCGACCCGGAAAATCGCTACCAGCAGATCTTCAAGATCCAGGTCGAGCTGCCGGCGGACATCTCCGCCAAGGACCGGCAGGGCATTTTGCGTTCCATTGACCGCTGCACGGTGAAAAAAGTTGTGCAAACCGGGCCCGAGTTCGTGATCGAGGAAGTCGAGAATCTCGATGCCGATGCGCAGGCCTTGCTGACGCTGAACCCGGATGCGGATGCGAGCACCTATATCATCGGCAAGGACCTGCCGCTGGAGCAGACCATCGCCAACATGTCGGGCATTCTGGCCGGCCTGGGCATGAAGATCGAAATCGCTTCATGGCGCAATCTGGTTCCCAACGTGTGGTCGCTGCATATTCGCGATGCGCATTCGCCAATGTGCTTTACCAATGGCAAGGGTGCGACCAAGGAAAGTGCCCTGGCCTCGGCGCTGGGCGAGTTCATCGAGCGGATGAGTTGCAATCACTTCTACAACGACCAGTTCTGGGGTGAGGACATTGGCAACGCGGCGTTCGTGCATTACCCGAACGAGCGCTGGTTCAAGCCGGGCCACAGGGGGGCGCTGCCGGCCGGGATGCTCGATGAATACTGTCTGGAGATTTACAACCCGGATGGCGAGCTGCGCGGCTCGCATCTGTACGACACCAACTCCGGCAATACCGAACGCGGTATCTGCGCGCTGCCTTATGTGCGCCAGTCGGATGGTGAAGTGGTGTATTTCCCGACCAACCTGATCGACAACCTGTTCCTGAGCAACGGCATGAGCGCCGGCAACACGCTGGTGGAAGCGCAGGTGCAGTGTCTGTCGGAGATCTTCGAGCGGGCGGTCAAGCGCGAAATCCTCGAAGGCGAAATCGTGCTGCCGGATGTGCCGCAGGACGTGCTGGCGAAATATCCGGGCATTCTGGCCGGCATTGCCGAGCTGGAAAATCAGGGCTTTCCGGTGCTGGTCAAGGATGCATCGCTGGGCGGCAAGTATCCGGTGATGTGCGTCACCCTGATGAACCCGCGTACCGGCGGTGTGTTTGCCTCTTTCGGGGCGCACCCCTGCATGGAAGTGGCGCTGGAACGCAGTCTGACCGAGCTGCTGCAGGGGCGCAGTTTTGAAGGGCTGAACGATTTGCCCCGGCCGACCTTTGAAAGTCACGCCGTTACCGAGCCGAACAACTTCGTCGAACACTTTATCGATTCCAGCGGCGTGGTGTCGTGGCGCTTTTTCAGCGCCAGAGCGGAGTACGATTTTGTCGAGTGGGACTTCTCCGGTCAGGGCGAAAACGCCAATGCCGACGAAGCCGCTACCTTGTTCGGCATTCTCGAAGGCATGGGAAAGGAAGTGTACGTGGCGGTGTATGACCAGCTCGGTGCGATCGCCTGCCGCATCCTGGTGCCGGGGTATTCGGAAATCTATCCGGTGGAAGACCTGGTCTGGGATAACACCAACAAGGCGCTGGCTTTCCGCGCCGATATCCTGAACCTGCACCGTCTCGACGATGCCGCGCTGGCAGCCTTGCTGAATCGGCTGGAAGACAGCGAGGTGGATGAATACACCGACATCATTACCTTGATCGGCGTCGAGTTTGACGAGAATACCAACTGGGGTCAGCTCACGGTTCTGGAGCTGAAGCTGCTGATTAATCTTGCGCTGAAGCAGTTTGATGAGGCGCACGATCTGGCGGGCGCTTTCCTGCAGTACAACGACAACACGGTCGAGCGCGGACTGTTCTATCAGGCCCTGCATGTGGTGCTGGAGGTGCTGCTGGACGACGACCTGGAACTGGCCGATTACGAGGTCAATTTCCGCCGGATGTTTGGCAACCCGCGGATGGATGCGGTGATGGGGTCCGTGGACGGCAGCGTGCGCTTCTTTGGCCTGACGCCAACGGGGATGAATCTGGACGGGCTCGACCGCCATCAGCGCCTGATCGACAGCTACAAAAAGCTGCACATGGCGCGGGCGCGGATGGCGTCTTTGTCCGGTCAAATACCAGAGTGA
- the yaaA gene encoding peroxide stress protein YaaA encodes MQMVISPAKSLDFTTPAAIATASMPPLLDRSSTLVRLLSRKSPQDLSALMGISDTLAHLNVARFAQWHPDYAAPEAKQAVFAFNGDVYDGLDAASLDHPTLDWLQTRLNILSGLYGILRPLDLILPYRLEMGTRLANPAGANLYAYWGDTLTSLLNERLAADDSPVVVNLASDEYFKSVRPKKLSAPVWTPVFQDSKEGGPYKIVSFWAKRARGLMVRWIAEHRITRPEALRDFDSDGYRHCAAASDGTTLVFRREHASR; translated from the coding sequence ATGCAGATGGTCATCTCTCCCGCCAAGTCACTGGATTTCACCACGCCTGCCGCCATCGCGACAGCCAGCATGCCGCCCCTGCTCGACCGTTCGTCGACACTGGTCAGACTGCTGAGCCGCAAGAGTCCGCAAGACCTGTCCGCGCTGATGGGCATCAGCGACACGCTGGCGCACCTGAACGTTGCCCGCTTCGCCCAGTGGCATCCCGACTATGCCGCGCCCGAGGCCAAACAGGCCGTGTTCGCCTTCAACGGGGACGTCTACGACGGGCTGGATGCCGCCTCGCTCGATCACCCGACCCTGGACTGGCTGCAGACACGGCTGAACATTCTGTCCGGCCTGTACGGCATCCTGCGTCCGCTCGACCTGATCCTGCCCTACCGGCTGGAGATGGGCACCCGGCTGGCCAATCCGGCAGGAGCCAACCTGTATGCGTACTGGGGCGATACGCTGACCTCGCTGCTGAACGAGCGGCTGGCGGCCGACGACAGCCCGGTAGTGGTCAATCTGGCCAGCGACGAGTATTTCAAATCGGTCAGGCCGAAGAAACTCTCGGCCCCGGTCTGGACGCCAGTATTCCAGGACAGCAAGGAAGGCGGGCCGTACAAGATCGTCAGCTTCTGGGCCAAGCGCGCCCGCGGCCTGATGGTGCGCTGGATTGCCGAACACCGGATCACCCGGCCGGAGGCATTGCGCGATTTCGACAGCGATGGCTATCGCCATTGCGCTGCGGCCAGCGACGGCACTACGCTGGTGTTCCGCCGGGAGCATGCGTCGCGCTGA
- a CDS encoding TlpA disulfide reductase family protein: MLSFNLGPLAIPFSVALSGCAWLMALGAGYLAGRRQRISVAGPLNDMLLWGLVAARLGFVAIWFEQYRPQPWGMLDIRDGGFNLWAGIGGALAWAMWHGSRQPALRRPLAIALLAGALTWGAGKAWLTGNETPALSAQALATLSGPQTTLPALAEGRPVVVSLWASWCPPCRREMPLLQAAQQHENDVRFIFVNQGETTAAVQQYLQTEKLQLENVLLDPAGQLGKTYRSVALPTTLFFDARGKLVATHLGELSAASLASKLEPLRRKPSPWPPAIPAADEAADSAQRPPVLHRLAEAEARRASSAHSGI, translated from the coding sequence ATGCTGAGCTTCAATCTGGGCCCCCTGGCCATCCCCTTCTCAGTCGCGCTGTCGGGGTGCGCCTGGCTGATGGCCCTGGGTGCCGGTTATCTGGCGGGACGCCGTCAGCGCATCAGCGTGGCCGGGCCCCTGAATGACATGCTGCTGTGGGGTCTGGTTGCCGCCCGCCTGGGCTTTGTCGCGATCTGGTTTGAACAGTACCGGCCACAGCCATGGGGCATGCTGGACATACGCGACGGGGGATTCAACCTGTGGGCCGGCATCGGCGGCGCCCTGGCCTGGGCGATGTGGCACGGCAGCCGTCAGCCGGCCCTGCGCCGGCCACTTGCCATTGCCCTGCTGGCCGGAGCACTGACCTGGGGAGCGGGCAAGGCATGGCTGACCGGCAATGAAACACCTGCGCTATCGGCGCAAGCACTGGCTACCCTGTCCGGCCCGCAGACCACCCTGCCCGCACTGGCCGAAGGCCGGCCGGTGGTCGTCAGCCTGTGGGCCAGCTGGTGCCCGCCTTGCCGCCGCGAGATGCCTTTGTTGCAGGCAGCCCAACAGCATGAAAACGACGTGCGCTTCATCTTCGTCAATCAGGGCGAAACTACCGCCGCCGTGCAGCAGTACCTGCAGACGGAGAAGCTGCAACTGGAAAATGTGCTGCTGGACCCCGCCGGCCAGCTGGGAAAAACGTACCGCTCGGTCGCACTGCCCACCACGCTGTTCTTCGATGCCCGGGGAAAGCTCGTGGCTACCCATCTGGGCGAGCTGTCGGCGGCCTCGCTCGCCAGCAAGCTGGAACCGCTGCGCCGCAAACCATCGCCCTGGCCCCCGGCAATACCGGCGGCTGACGAGGCGGCGGATTCTGCACAGCGACCGCCCGTCCTGCACCGCCTGGCGGAGGCCGAAGCGCGCAGGGCGTCATCTGCTCACTCTGGTATTTGA